A genomic window from Chlorobium phaeobacteroides DSM 266 includes:
- a CDS encoding carotenoid 1,2-hydratase, whose amino-acid sequence MNITTERSQELWHDLQEPGAYEWWYFDAEDKKNGLSIVLIWFGGFPFSPYYMQHYEEWKKGKTAGPPFPSNYSGFSFQLYENGKETVNFIREGSNGLFESNREEIGVRFEQNRFTYDQEQDEYRISVDFSFPARTRKISATLVFKPLRRVIYSKKDGNNSGHVPRHQWLLSVPRAAVEGSIDITEGRSDISRRIHVEADGYHDHNLGTMPMQEYIKKWYWGRAFSEEFDLIYYVIFFKNDHYQPVSLLMLHDNRSNQMRIMEDVAFSEHNFSRGVFSPLHGRVLELRHGNVLLSIHQHKVLDAGPFYLRFASTISLRADGEHLNGISGISEFLNPSCLRSKVMRFFIKSRIWRDGVPSIMYNQYNYIKNHFDWFRK is encoded by the coding sequence ATGAATATTACCACTGAACGCAGTCAGGAACTCTGGCATGATTTGCAGGAGCCGGGTGCATACGAGTGGTGGTATTTTGACGCAGAGGACAAAAAAAACGGACTCTCGATAGTCCTGATATGGTTTGGCGGATTTCCTTTTTCTCCCTACTACATGCAGCACTATGAGGAGTGGAAAAAAGGAAAAACGGCAGGTCCTCCGTTTCCGTCAAATTATTCCGGATTCAGTTTTCAGCTTTATGAAAACGGAAAGGAGACGGTTAATTTTATTCGGGAAGGCAGTAATGGTCTTTTTGAAAGCAATCGTGAGGAGATCGGTGTACGGTTTGAGCAGAACCGCTTTACTTATGACCAGGAGCAGGATGAATACCGTATCAGCGTGGACTTTTCCTTTCCGGCGCGAACCCGCAAGATCAGTGCGACTCTTGTTTTCAAGCCGCTTCGAAGGGTCATATACTCGAAAAAAGACGGTAACAACAGCGGGCATGTTCCTCGGCATCAATGGCTTCTAAGCGTTCCGAGGGCCGCCGTTGAGGGTTCGATTGACATCACTGAAGGTCGTTCTGACATATCCCGCAGGATACACGTCGAGGCGGACGGTTATCATGATCACAATCTCGGTACCATGCCGATGCAGGAGTATATCAAAAAATGGTATTGGGGAAGAGCGTTTTCAGAAGAGTTCGATCTGATCTACTATGTGATTTTTTTTAAAAACGACCACTATCAGCCGGTTTCACTTCTTATGCTGCACGATAACAGGAGTAACCAGATGCGGATTATGGAAGATGTTGCATTCAGTGAACACAACTTCAGCAGGGGCGTTTTTTCACCGCTTCACGGCAGAGTTCTCGAGTTGCGGCATGGAAATGTCTTGTTGAGCATTCATCAGCACAAGGTGCTTGATGCCGGCCCGTTTTATCTTCGATTCGCCTCCACTATTTCCCTTCGTGCAGACGGGGAGCATTTGAACGGCATCAGTGGTATTTCCGAGTTTCTCAACCCCTCATGTCTTCGGTCAAAAGTTATGCGGTTTTTTATCAAGAGCAGGATATGGAGAGACGGGGTTCCTTCGATAATGTACAATCAGTACAATTATATTAAAAACCATTTTGATTGGTTTCGTAAGTAA
- the gltX gene encoding glutamate--tRNA ligase has translation MVAQRYRTRFAPSPTGYLHVGGLRTALYNYLFVKKMKGDFVLRIEDTDRSRRVEGAQQNLLKTLEWAGIVPDESPELGGDFGPYIQSERLEIYKKYCDELLEGKYAYYCFATSEELEENRQLQLKQGLQPKYNRKWLPEEMGGSMPSSEIRKKMEQNAPYVIRMKVPDYVSVWFEDLIRGPVEFDSSTIDDQVLMKSDGFPTYHFASVIDDHLMEFTHIIRGEEWLPSMPKHLLLYEFFGWEPPKFAHLPLLLNPDRSKLSKRQGDVAVEDYIRKGYSAEAIVNFVAMLGWNEGEGTEQEVYSLEQLVERFSLERVGKAGAIFNVDKLNWLEKQYIKSRSADRIIAVIKPLLMAELEKRPTAMHESVITSDLYLEQVIELMRERVGFEHEFVTFSPYFFFDPETYEEEGVRKRWTAETNTLLREFVTVLASLDAFTAEAIETELKAFVAPKGLKAAALIHPLRILCSGVSFGPSLYHMLEVLGKDAVIRRISRGIETVVCLS, from the coding sequence ATGGTTGCTCAAAGGTATAGAACCAGGTTCGCTCCTTCCCCGACAGGGTATCTGCATGTAGGCGGATTGCGGACAGCCCTGTATAATTACCTGTTTGTTAAAAAGATGAAAGGTGACTTCGTGCTGAGAATTGAAGATACCGATCGGAGCCGCAGAGTTGAGGGGGCACAGCAAAATTTGCTTAAAACCCTTGAATGGGCGGGAATTGTGCCTGACGAAAGTCCTGAGCTCGGAGGTGATTTCGGTCCATATATCCAGTCCGAAAGGCTTGAAATCTACAAGAAATATTGTGACGAGCTCCTTGAAGGGAAATATGCTTATTACTGTTTCGCTACATCAGAGGAGCTTGAGGAGAATCGGCAGCTTCAGCTCAAGCAGGGGCTTCAGCCAAAATATAACAGAAAATGGCTGCCCGAAGAGATGGGGGGATCGATGCCTTCATCGGAAATAAGAAAGAAAATGGAGCAGAACGCCCCCTATGTTATTCGCATGAAGGTGCCGGATTATGTTTCCGTCTGGTTTGAAGATCTTATCAGAGGGCCGGTCGAGTTTGATTCATCGACCATTGACGATCAGGTGCTGATGAAGTCCGACGGGTTTCCGACCTATCACTTTGCCAGTGTTATTGACGATCATCTCATGGAGTTTACCCATATCATCAGGGGTGAAGAGTGGCTTCCTTCCATGCCGAAACATCTCCTGCTGTACGAGTTTTTCGGATGGGAGCCTCCAAAATTTGCCCATCTTCCCCTGTTGCTCAATCCGGACCGATCAAAACTCAGCAAGCGTCAGGGTGACGTCGCCGTTGAGGACTATATTCGGAAAGGGTACAGTGCTGAGGCGATCGTGAATTTTGTTGCCATGCTCGGCTGGAACGAAGGCGAGGGAACCGAGCAGGAAGTATACAGCCTTGAACAGCTTGTTGAGAGGTTTTCGCTTGAACGAGTCGGCAAGGCCGGTGCCATATTCAATGTCGACAAGCTCAACTGGCTTGAAAAACAGTATATCAAAAGCCGTTCTGCCGATCGTATTATTGCCGTTATCAAGCCGTTGCTCATGGCGGAACTGGAAAAAAGGCCGACAGCTATGCATGAATCGGTTATTACCAGTGATCTGTATCTTGAGCAGGTCATAGAGCTGATGCGTGAGCGTGTCGGGTTTGAGCATGAATTCGTGACCTTTTCGCCATACTTTTTCTTTGACCCAGAGACTTACGAAGAGGAGGGAGTACGCAAAAGATGGACGGCCGAAACCAACACTCTTTTACGTGAGTTTGTAACGGTTCTCGCATCTCTTGATGCTTTCACTGCCGAAGCGATTGAAACGGAGCTGAAGGCTTTTGTCGCACCCAAAGGGCTTAAAGCAGCGGCATTGATCCATCCTCTCAGGATTCTCTGTTCAGGGGTTAGTTTTGGACCAAGTCTCTATCATATGCTTGAGGTTCTTGGAAAAGATGCCGTTATTCGCCGGATTTCCAGGGGTATTGAAACGGTGGTCTGCCTCTCGTGA
- a CDS encoding cytochrome b — MAENNQNAATGNTPVKPKPAAPGAAKPAAPGAAKPAAPAAAKPAAPVAAKAQPSTSTGGGVYKPPVDRPDPNPYKDSRLSPLGSWFQERFYVMMPVIDYLKKKEVPQHRLSFWYYFGGLTLFFFIIQIVTGLLLLQYYKPTAAEAFASFVFIQQEVPFGWLIRQVHAWSANLMVMMAFIHMFSTFFMKSYRKPRELMWVSGFVLLVLSLGFGFTGYLLPWNELAFFATQVGTEVPKVAPGGAFLVGILRGGEEVGPETLTRMFSLHVVLLPGLLMLVLSAHLLLVQVLGTSAPIGYKESGMIKGYEKFFPTFLAKDAIGWIIGFGLLVYLAVVFPWEIGVKAEALTAAPVGIKPEWYFWAQFQLLKDLTFEGGELVAIALLTVGAIVWILVPFIDRQASSEQKSPLFTIFGLLVLAFLLINTYRVYAEYGW; from the coding sequence ATGGCTGAAAATAATCAGAATGCTGCGACCGGCAATACTCCGGTCAAGCCGAAACCAGCAGCTCCGGGTGCCGCCAAACCGGCAGCTCCGGGTGCCGCAAAACCAGCCGCACCGGCCGCCGCAAAGCCTGCCGCACCGGTAGCAGCAAAAGCTCAACCGTCCACCTCAACCGGCGGAGGTGTTTATAAACCACCGGTAGACCGTCCCGATCCGAACCCCTACAAGGACTCTCGCCTCAGTCCTCTGGGATCATGGTTTCAGGAGAGGTTTTATGTGATGATGCCGGTTATCGACTATCTCAAGAAAAAGGAAGTTCCACAGCACCGCCTCTCGTTCTGGTACTATTTCGGCGGACTTACCCTTTTCTTTTTTATTATCCAGATCGTTACCGGGCTGCTGCTTTTGCAGTACTATAAACCAACGGCAGCGGAAGCGTTCGCTTCATTCGTTTTTATTCAGCAAGAGGTTCCTTTTGGCTGGTTGATCAGACAGGTTCATGCCTGGTCGGCAAACCTGATGGTCATGATGGCCTTTATTCACATGTTCAGCACCTTTTTCATGAAATCATACCGTAAACCCCGCGAGTTAATGTGGGTGAGCGGTTTTGTGCTGCTTGTTCTGAGCCTCGGATTCGGGTTTACCGGATACCTTCTTCCCTGGAACGAACTTGCATTCTTTGCAACCCAGGTTGGTACTGAAGTTCCGAAAGTGGCACCTGGCGGAGCTTTTCTTGTCGGCATTCTTCGCGGTGGTGAAGAGGTCGGACCTGAAACCCTGACCCGCATGTTCTCGCTTCATGTTGTGCTGCTTCCCGGCCTTCTTATGCTGGTACTTTCAGCCCATCTTCTTCTTGTTCAGGTTCTCGGTACTTCGGCTCCAATTGGCTACAAGGAGTCCGGCATGATCAAAGGGTACGAGAAGTTTTTCCCTACCTTCCTTGCCAAGGACGCAATCGGCTGGATTATCGGATTCGGTCTGCTTGTTTACCTTGCCGTTGTCTTCCCATGGGAGATCGGCGTCAAAGCCGAGGCACTTACTGCGGCTCCGGTTGGCATCAAGCCTGAATGGTATTTCTGGGCTCAGTTCCAGTTGCTTAAAGATCTGACATTTGAAGGAGGCGAGCTTGTCGCGATCGCTCTTTTGACTGTCGGCGCGATTGTCTGGATTCTTGTTCCGTTCATCGATCGTCAGGCTTCAAGTGAACAGAAAAGTCCTCTCTTCACGATTTTCGGTCTTCTTGTTCTGGCATTCCTGCTCATCAACACCTATCGTGTTTACGCAGAATATGGCTGGTAA
- a CDS encoding QcrA and Rieske domain-containing protein: MAQQGNFKSPSRMGGLGEGAPLSSSGAVQAGKPREQGLKGVDFERRSFLGKVVGGVGAVVAVSTLYPIVKYIVPPPVKEAAIVSELIVGKASEVPENSGKIYQFNKDKVLVVNDNGKLTACSAVCTHLGCLVHWEDKDNLIFCPCHGAKYKQTGEIISGPQPLPLAPFNVRVEGENLIISKA; encoded by the coding sequence ATGGCACAACAAGGTAATTTCAAGAGCCCATCCAGAATGGGTGGGCTTGGAGAAGGTGCTCCACTCTCTTCATCCGGTGCTGTCCAGGCCGGAAAGCCCCGTGAGCAGGGCTTGAAAGGTGTGGATTTTGAGCGTCGGAGTTTTCTCGGCAAGGTCGTTGGAGGCGTAGGCGCCGTGGTTGCCGTTTCAACGTTGTATCCGATTGTCAAGTATATTGTTCCTCCTCCAGTCAAAGAGGCGGCAATTGTCAGTGAGCTGATTGTCGGAAAAGCTTCGGAGGTTCCTGAAAACAGCGGCAAGATCTATCAGTTCAACAAGGATAAGGTGCTTGTTGTCAACGACAACGGAAAACTGACCGCATGCAGCGCAGTATGCACCCATCTTGGCTGCCTTGTTCACTGGGAAGATAAAGATAACCTCATTTTCTGCCCCTGCCACGGAGCAAAATACAAGCAGACCGGTGAAATTATTTCCGGCCCGCAACCTTTACCCTTAGCGCCTTTTAACGTTCGGGTCGAAGGGGAAAACCTTATTATCTCAAAAGCTTAA
- the ftsH gene encoding ATP-dependent zinc metalloprotease FtsH produces the protein MPENKKERPVKKDSSNKFKPVRNDDQPQGWLPGKTGGGQGKFPVVLVFMLLAFLMLFLFQRFFSSSDSPEVTYNSYRSLLVSDLVRDVTVKTFSDKSAIINGKLKSVTKLELTNSMTLESDRFSVRIPAFSVEQADLLAEKGIRVKVEDGTPAFTAFLMLFAPWIIFGLLYFFIFRRMSSQNGNAAKNIFSFGKSRAKMVSEFDVKTSFKDVAGVDEAIEELQETVEFLTNPERFEKIGGKIPKGVLLLGPPGTGKTLLAKAIAGEAKVPFFSISGADFVEMFVGVGASRVRDLFEQAKKNAPCIVFIDEIDAVGRSRGAGVGGGHDEREQTLNQLLVEMDGFTTSENVILIAATNRPDVLDSALLRPGRFDRQITIDKPDIRGREAILKIHTRKTPLGSDVDLTVLAKSSPGFSGADLANLVNEAALLASREGKEEITALDFEHARDKVLMGPERRSMYISDEQKKMTAYHEAGHVLVASYTKGSDPIHKVTIIPRGRSLGLTAYLPLEDRYTHNREYLLAMITYALGGRVAEELVFNEISTGAANDIEKASDIARRMVRQWGMSEKLGPINYGDSQKEVFLGKDYSHIREYSEETALQIDVEVRNIIMSCMDNAKKILIEKKSILQKLAETLIEKESLDAGEIRKIIGND, from the coding sequence ATGCCAGAAAATAAAAAAGAGCGCCCCGTAAAAAAGGATTCATCAAACAAGTTCAAACCGGTGAGAAATGATGATCAACCTCAGGGTTGGCTGCCAGGAAAAACCGGCGGAGGACAGGGCAAGTTTCCTGTTGTTCTTGTCTTTATGCTGCTCGCTTTTTTGATGCTTTTTCTTTTTCAACGTTTTTTTTCCTCTTCCGACAGTCCCGAGGTAACCTATAACAGTTATCGCTCGCTGCTTGTATCGGATCTTGTACGCGACGTTACGGTAAAGACTTTCAGCGATAAATCAGCAATCATCAATGGAAAGCTGAAATCGGTTACGAAACTTGAACTGACAAACAGCATGACGCTCGAGTCAGACAGGTTTTCAGTGAGAATTCCTGCATTCAGTGTTGAACAGGCAGATCTGCTTGCCGAAAAAGGAATCCGCGTCAAGGTTGAGGACGGCACTCCCGCCTTTACCGCGTTTCTCATGCTCTTTGCCCCATGGATCATCTTCGGGCTATTGTATTTTTTCATTTTCAGACGAATGTCTTCGCAAAACGGGAATGCGGCAAAAAATATTTTCAGTTTTGGCAAGAGCAGGGCGAAAATGGTAAGCGAATTCGATGTCAAAACCTCATTCAAGGATGTTGCCGGAGTTGATGAAGCGATCGAGGAGCTCCAGGAAACGGTGGAGTTTCTTACCAACCCGGAACGGTTCGAGAAAATCGGCGGTAAAATCCCAAAGGGAGTGCTGCTTCTCGGCCCTCCTGGAACTGGAAAAACCCTGCTTGCCAAAGCAATTGCCGGTGAAGCAAAAGTCCCTTTTTTCTCTATTTCCGGAGCTGATTTTGTTGAAATGTTTGTAGGTGTCGGAGCTTCAAGAGTCAGGGATCTGTTTGAACAGGCAAAGAAAAACGCGCCCTGTATTGTGTTTATTGATGAAATCGATGCCGTTGGCAGAAGCCGCGGCGCGGGGGTTGGCGGTGGCCATGATGAAAGAGAACAAACGTTGAACCAGCTCCTGGTGGAGATGGACGGCTTTACCACCAGCGAGAATGTCATTCTGATTGCAGCGACAAACCGTCCAGACGTACTTGACAGCGCCCTGCTCCGGCCAGGGAGGTTTGACCGTCAGATCACTATCGATAAACCCGATATCCGGGGTCGTGAAGCGATTCTGAAAATCCATACCCGCAAGACGCCGCTTGGCAGTGATGTTGATCTGACCGTTCTTGCAAAAAGCTCGCCGGGGTTTTCAGGGGCTGACCTTGCCAACCTTGTTAACGAAGCGGCACTGCTTGCATCAAGAGAGGGCAAGGAGGAAATTACCGCCCTTGATTTCGAACATGCCCGAGACAAAGTGCTGATGGGGCCTGAAAGAAGAAGCATGTATATTTCTGACGAACAGAAAAAAATGACCGCCTATCATGAAGCGGGACATGTTCTGGTTGCAAGTTATACCAAAGGATCGGATCCGATCCACAAGGTGACCATCATTCCCAGAGGAAGAAGCCTTGGTTTGACAGCCTACCTGCCCCTTGAAGATCGATATACGCACAACAGAGAGTATCTGCTTGCCATGATAACCTATGCTCTTGGGGGAAGGGTTGCCGAAGAACTGGTTTTTAACGAAATCAGCACCGGCGCAGCCAACGATATTGAAAAGGCAAGTGATATAGCGAGACGAATGGTGCGTCAATGGGGCATGAGCGAAAAACTCGGACCGATCAACTATGGGGATAGCCAGAAAGAAGTTTTTCTGGGAAAAGACTATTCCCACATACGTGAATACAGCGAGGAAACCGCACTGCAGATCGATGTCGAGGTTCGCAATATTATCATGTCCTGCATGGATAATGCCAAAAAAATTCTTATCGAGAAAAAATCCATACTTCAGAAACTGGCTGAAACTCTGATTGAAAAAGAATCTCTTGATGCCGGAGAAATTCGTAAAATCATCGGGAACGACTGA